Genomic window (Candidatus Vicinibacter proximus):
AAGTGTTTTACTATTTGGGTGAGTGTTTTTTAAAAGAGGAGAATTGGGAATTTGCACTTAAGTATTTTTTAGAGGCATTAGAGATTGATGAATATCGGGAAGAATATCATGCAGGTGCTGCAAAGGCTTATGAGCACCTTAATAATTTAAGAAAAGCGGAAATCCACTACAATAAAGCGGCCAGATGTGGTCAGGAGCAAAGTCAGTATTGGGCTATGTATATAAAGTTCCTTCTCCAACAGAACAACTTGGCAAAAGCGGAAAAGGTACTGCTTAGGGCAGATAAGTACTCTGTAGGTGCGGATCTTTGTTACTGTAAAATTGTCCTACAACTTTTAAGGGGTGACAGAAATGCTGCCATTATTGGTTTGGAAGAGGTTTTGCAGGATGACGCCTCAGGAAGCGAGTTGCTTTTTGAATTAATTCCTTCACTTACTGAGGATCAGGAAATAAAAGGAATGATCCGCTATTTTGCAGTATAGTTTAATTTTTGATGGATACATTAAGCCCATTTTGAGATTTATAAAATTGTATTCCAAGCTTAAATACTTTAAAATTTTTTATTTATTGATTTCGCGGCTGCCTTTTGAACGGAGCTATGCAAAAGTCAACCACTTAATAGACTGCGGTTCATTACTTTAATGCTAATCACAAATCGTTTATACCTGTGAGGGGCTTGACTTAATTGATAAATTGTCTTTTATCGCTCAACCTTAATAAATAAAATCAGTTCAACTTAAGATGTAGCTCAAGAGTTAAATTATCATTTGGTCAATGAAGAAATCGGATCTTCATTTTTACATCTTCGATTGGTCTATCTCCCTGTGCGGTTTGAACGGCTGCGATTTTGTCGATTACTTCTAGTCCATCAATAACTTCACCAAATACAGTATATTCCATATCCAGGAAAGGGGTCCCTCCATTTTCGAAATATATTTTTCTTTGTACATCACTGTATTTTATACCTTTCTGATCTTCAATTCTACTTAAGGTGGATTCGGACTGGATGTTTCCTTGAACGATGTAAAATTGTGAACCCGAAGATTTTTTTTCTGGATTTACAGAATCGCCAGTACGAGCTGCGGCCAAGGCACCTTTTTTATGGATGAAATTTTTATTGAACTCAGCGGGTATAGTATATCCAGGACCTCCACTTCCTAAAGGGCTTCCCGGAGAAGCTGTACGGGAATCCGGATCACCACCCTGAATCATAAATCCCCCTATCACCCTATGAAATAGGAGATCTTCAAAATAACCTTCTTCTACCAG
Coding sequences:
- a CDS encoding peptidylprolyl isomerase, whose translation is MRWTLVTTAAFTVLFGISACAKKFSLFTSDKTVVKIPEKINFTNLSSKALSYEWDFGDGDISYDKNPIHQFTKSGLHKVVLKANFGKKTLESSTVIEVKHPDKCLIRIDTKFGSMLVQLYDETPLHRDNFSKLVEEGYFEDLLFHRVIGGFMIQGGDPDSRTASPGSPLGSGGPGYTIPAEFNKNFIHKKGALAAARTGDSVNPEKKSSGSQFYIVQGNIQSESTLSRIEDQKGIKYSDVQRKIYFENGGTPFLDMEYTVFGEVIDGLEVIDKIAAVQTAQGDRPIEDVKMKIRFLH